A single window of Streptomyces aquilus DNA harbors:
- a CDS encoding DUF3344 domain-containing protein, with the protein MRQSLRPLLRRATVGALVLVSVWAPGGALAAAPPSPEAARLPFTERYRALQHGGIVRAANAAISCRATAAQPSCPAVREGGTAVNGDLDMFYVDVDTDPNTYNSSRAEVRLPEGARATYARLYWGGNLRVGEQKPPADNGRVLIAEPGGQYKEVLADTLVGHRVAQGADAYQASADVTRLVRESGSGLYTVAQLNVAMGKSKAGAWGGWTLVVAYEKAAEPLRHLAFWDGFDTLTSGQDIAPGGLRFPEGASGRVGLVAYDGDRGRTGDRLTLSADRRAPVVLADSANPGADVLNSTISEPGERPATRVPSYPNTLGYDSDVFDLGTALRPGGDQLAFRLVSQRDAAWAGALFVAVDARS; encoded by the coding sequence ATGCGCCAATCCCTGCGTCCGCTGCTGCGCCGAGCGACGGTGGGAGCCCTCGTCCTCGTCTCCGTCTGGGCACCGGGCGGCGCCCTCGCGGCGGCCCCGCCCTCCCCGGAGGCCGCACGCCTGCCGTTCACCGAGCGGTACCGCGCGCTCCAGCACGGCGGGATCGTCCGCGCGGCCAACGCCGCCATCAGCTGCCGGGCGACCGCGGCCCAGCCCTCGTGCCCGGCGGTCCGCGAGGGCGGCACGGCGGTCAACGGCGACCTCGACATGTTCTACGTCGACGTCGACACCGACCCGAACACCTACAACTCCTCCCGCGCCGAGGTCCGCCTGCCCGAGGGCGCCCGGGCCACGTACGCGCGCCTGTACTGGGGCGGCAACCTGCGCGTCGGCGAGCAGAAGCCGCCCGCGGACAACGGGCGGGTGCTGATCGCCGAGCCCGGCGGCCAGTACAAGGAGGTCCTCGCCGACACCCTGGTCGGCCACCGGGTGGCCCAGGGCGCGGACGCCTACCAGGCCTCGGCGGACGTCACACGGCTGGTGCGGGAGAGCGGTTCGGGGCTCTACACGGTGGCGCAGCTCAACGTGGCCATGGGGAAGTCGAAGGCCGGCGCCTGGGGCGGCTGGACGCTGGTGGTGGCGTACGAGAAGGCGGCGGAGCCGCTGCGGCATCTGGCCTTCTGGGACGGCTTCGACACGCTGACGTCCGGTCAGGACATCGCGCCGGGCGGTCTGCGCTTCCCCGAGGGTGCCTCCGGCCGGGTGGGGCTCGTCGCCTACGACGGCGACCGCGGCCGAACGGGCGACCGTCTCACCCTCTCGGCCGATCGCCGGGCCCCCGTCGTGCTGGCCGACTCCGCCAACCCCGGTGCCGACGTGCTGAATTCGACGATCAGCGAGCCCGGCGAGCGGCCGGCGACGCGCGTCCCGTCGTACCCGAACACCCTCGGCTACGACTCCGATGTGTTCGATCTCGGGACGGCTCTGCGTCCGGGTGGTGACCAGCTGGCCTTCCGGCTCGTTTCCCAGCGGGACGCGGCGTGGGCCGGCGCGCTCTTCGTCGCCGTCGACGCCCGCAGTTGA
- a CDS encoding O-antigen ligase family protein, which yields MRLPRVVPVLPAVMVIALLGLPIGPGGEGGAGPADAVSALMVLYCGIRLVRDRRRPLSRTAAVILGLPVVGLAIAATGAASPGAGITGMGRYLQIFVLVPAAVLLLIRHRGDFRVLAWSFVGLALWQGAIGVRQFLTGTGASYQGQEIRAVGTFGAQDVMGMATVVCFGLICAVGLALGTTAVRQRAVAACCALALFVPLALSFSRGAWIATAVTCSAQLVLAGMRRALKVGAVAAALGVILVGGFGVGSAMLQERVNSITQVTDAPDQSVTDRYTMWAAAVDMWREQPLTGVGLKGFPEHRDAHASLALSAGSDTEGAGAAFRKQPLLSPHNMYLLILAEQGLIGLLALAGGWSALLVCGLRGLARVRRAGGGNGLDCGLVACGLLVWQLTDFVYADIGGPSTVLTAVCFGLAAWWGLAGNDSGKPVRTAAPAPVRPEEAAAL from the coding sequence ATGAGGCTGCCTCGGGTAGTGCCGGTGCTCCCGGCCGTCATGGTGATCGCCCTGCTGGGGCTGCCGATCGGGCCGGGCGGCGAGGGCGGCGCGGGTCCGGCCGACGCGGTCTCCGCGCTGATGGTGCTGTACTGCGGGATCCGTCTGGTACGGGACCGGCGGCGCCCCCTGTCCCGTACCGCCGCCGTGATCCTGGGCCTGCCGGTGGTCGGGCTGGCGATCGCCGCGACGGGCGCCGCGAGTCCGGGTGCCGGGATCACCGGCATGGGCCGCTACCTCCAGATCTTCGTCCTCGTCCCCGCGGCCGTCCTGCTCCTGATCCGGCACCGCGGTGACTTCCGCGTCCTCGCCTGGTCCTTCGTCGGGCTGGCGCTGTGGCAGGGCGCGATCGGCGTGCGCCAGTTCCTGACCGGGACCGGTGCCTCGTACCAGGGCCAGGAGATCCGCGCCGTCGGCACCTTCGGGGCGCAGGACGTGATGGGGATGGCGACCGTCGTCTGCTTCGGGCTGATCTGCGCGGTGGGGCTGGCGCTGGGCACGACCGCCGTACGGCAGCGGGCGGTCGCCGCGTGCTGTGCGCTGGCGCTGTTCGTGCCGCTGGCCCTGTCGTTCAGCCGCGGGGCGTGGATCGCGACCGCGGTGACCTGCTCGGCGCAGCTGGTGCTGGCCGGGATGCGGCGGGCGCTGAAGGTGGGGGCCGTGGCCGCCGCGCTCGGGGTGATCCTCGTCGGCGGCTTCGGCGTCGGCTCGGCGATGCTCCAGGAACGCGTCAACAGCATCACGCAGGTCACCGACGCACCCGACCAGTCCGTCACCGACCGGTACACGATGTGGGCGGCGGCCGTCGACATGTGGCGCGAACAGCCGCTGACCGGCGTCGGGTTGAAGGGCTTCCCCGAACACCGGGACGCCCACGCCTCGCTCGCGCTGTCCGCGGGCAGCGACACGGAGGGCGCGGGCGCGGCCTTCCGCAAGCAGCCGCTGCTGTCCCCGCACAACATGTACCTCCTGATCCTCGCGGAGCAGGGCCTGATCGGGCTGCTCGCCCTCGCGGGGGGCTGGTCGGCACTGCTCGTGTGTGGGTTGCGGGGGCTGGCGCGGGTGCGTCGCGCCGGGGGCGGTAACGGGCTCGACTGCGGGCTCGTCGCCTGTGGGCTGCTGGTCTGGCAGTTGACCGACTTCGTGTACGCCGACATCGGCGGGCCCTCGACCGTGCTGACGGCCGTGTGCTTCGGGCTGGCGGCGTGGTGGGGGCTGGCCGGGAACGACTCCGGGAAGCCCGTGCGGACGGCGGCGCCCGCGCCGGTGCGTCCCGAGGAGGCAGCCGCACTATGA
- a CDS encoding tyrosinase family oxidase copper chaperone: MVVSVGGVTGRVAGGVAGGVAGAVAGAVAVGAEPGPNGQARPGRVPDVVRGGGGRRDVLRGLFTAAGALALAPLVAASRPPRGADNPGEVAFDETYRGRHIRGIKTTTGRASDADQWHVTVDGRQLELMRRADGTWLSMVDHYRSYETPLEAARAAVDELGPGQQLRETRMGHTATMSETGDMGMGEMGDMGDMGARHGVRP; the protein is encoded by the coding sequence ATGGTCGTCAGTGTCGGTGGAGTGACGGGCCGAGTAGCGGGCGGAGTGGCAGGCGGCGTGGCGGGTGCCGTGGCCGGTGCCGTGGCGGTCGGGGCGGAGCCCGGCCCGAACGGGCAGGCCAGACCCGGCCGGGTGCCGGACGTCGTACGGGGCGGGGGCGGTCGACGGGACGTCCTGCGTGGGCTGTTCACCGCGGCCGGGGCACTGGCGCTCGCGCCGCTCGTCGCCGCCTCCCGGCCACCGCGCGGCGCCGACAACCCCGGCGAGGTCGCCTTCGACGAGACCTACCGCGGCCGCCACATCCGCGGCATCAAGACCACCACGGGCCGCGCCTCCGACGCCGATCAGTGGCACGTCACCGTCGACGGCCGCCAGCTGGAGCTGATGCGCCGCGCCGACGGCACCTGGCTGAGCATGGTCGACCACTACCGGTCGTACGAGACCCCTCTCGAAGCGGCCCGCGCCGCCGTCGACGAGCTGGGGCCGGGCCAGCAACTGCGCGAGACCCGCATGGGCCACACGGCAACCATGAGCGAGACGGGTGACATGGGCATGGGCGAGATGGGTGACATGGGTGACATGGGGGCACGTCATGGCGTACGTCCGTAA
- a CDS encoding polysaccharide deacetylase family protein gives MAAPVDRAAPAGARTAPWIAMYHSVGDCSDDPYRITVTPDRLDLQLTWLARRGLRGVSVAELLAAPDRTSLVALTFDDGYADFVTGALPVLRRHGFGATVFVLPGRLGGDNAWDPLGPRKPLLTADGIREAVRAGVEIGSHGLTHVDLTRADDLRLKSEVVESRAALEEITGTAVGGFCYPYGTLDERAVDAVREAGYRYACAIDPGPVDSPLALPRVHIGQNDTAVRLFLKHRLHRLRRRPVEGV, from the coding sequence ATGGCCGCACCCGTTGACCGCGCCGCTCCCGCCGGAGCACGCACCGCTCCCTGGATCGCGATGTACCACTCGGTCGGCGACTGCTCCGACGACCCGTACCGCATCACGGTCACCCCGGACCGTCTCGACCTCCAGCTGACCTGGCTCGCCCGGCGCGGCCTGCGGGGCGTCTCGGTGGCCGAACTGCTGGCGGCGCCCGACCGCACGAGCCTCGTCGCGCTCACCTTCGACGACGGGTACGCCGACTTCGTCACCGGCGCCCTGCCCGTCCTGCGGCGGCACGGCTTCGGCGCCACGGTCTTCGTGCTGCCCGGCCGGCTCGGCGGCGACAACGCCTGGGACCCGCTGGGCCCGCGCAAGCCGCTGCTCACCGCCGACGGCATCCGCGAGGCGGTGCGGGCCGGCGTCGAGATCGGCTCGCACGGTCTCACCCACGTCGACCTCACCCGGGCCGACGACCTCCGGCTGAAGTCCGAGGTCGTGGAGAGCCGGGCCGCGCTGGAGGAGATCACCGGCACGGCGGTCGGCGGCTTCTGCTACCCCTACGGCACCCTCGACGAGCGCGCCGTCGACGCCGTACGGGAGGCCGGGTACCGGTACGCCTGCGCCATCGACCCCGGCCCGGTCGACAGCCCGCTGGCGCTCCCCCGCGTCCACATCGGGCAGAACGACACCGCCGTACGCCTCTTCCTCAAGCACCGGCTGCACCGACTGCGGCGCCGCCCCGTCGAGGGGGTCTGA
- a CDS encoding glycosyltransferase, with product MHQSATDPRPRVLHLTQPVEGGVARVVTDLVRAQLTAGFQVAVACPDGDFAQGLRALGADVRQWAATRSPGPSLPGEVRRLAQVVEEVRPELVHAHSAKAGLAGRIAVRGRIPTVFQPHAWSFEAVGGTTAALALKWERWGARWASRVVCVSEAERATGVRAGIAAPWSIVPNGIDPARFHPAAVGTVRASLLPDVDPAAPLVVCVGRLCRQKGQDVLLRAWEAVLERVPRARLALVGDGPDRDRLRALAPDSVLFAGAVADSAPWYQAADLVVLPSRWEGMALAPLEAMACGRPVVLTDVDGARESLPPGLVPHCLVPPEQPAPLAGAVAELLLDPLLCEALGHQGRRHVLSTHDVRHTTEAVADLYRELLGTTGRVMPSEYRESIHS from the coding sequence ATGCACCAGTCAGCAACCGACCCTCGGCCACGGGTCCTGCACCTTACGCAGCCCGTGGAAGGCGGGGTCGCCCGGGTCGTGACGGACCTGGTGAGGGCCCAGCTCACGGCCGGTTTCCAGGTCGCGGTGGCCTGTCCGGACGGGGACTTCGCGCAGGGGCTGCGGGCGCTGGGCGCCGACGTACGGCAGTGGGCCGCGACGCGGTCCCCGGGGCCGTCGCTGCCGGGTGAGGTACGGCGGCTCGCACAGGTGGTCGAAGAGGTACGGCCCGAACTGGTGCACGCGCACAGCGCCAAGGCCGGTCTCGCCGGCCGGATCGCGGTGCGCGGGCGGATCCCGACCGTGTTCCAGCCGCACGCCTGGTCGTTCGAGGCGGTCGGCGGGACCACCGCGGCGCTCGCCCTGAAGTGGGAGCGGTGGGGGGCGCGTTGGGCCTCCCGGGTGGTGTGTGTGAGCGAGGCGGAGCGCGCGACCGGCGTGCGCGCCGGGATCGCCGCCCCCTGGAGCATCGTCCCCAACGGGATCGACCCCGCCCGCTTCCACCCGGCCGCCGTGGGCACCGTACGCGCCTCTCTCCTGCCCGATGTCGATCCCGCCGCCCCGCTCGTCGTCTGTGTGGGGCGGCTGTGCCGGCAGAAGGGGCAGGACGTGCTGCTGCGGGCGTGGGAGGCGGTGCTGGAGCGGGTGCCGCGGGCGCGGCTCGCGCTCGTCGGCGACGGGCCCGACCGCGATCGACTGCGGGCCCTGGCACCGGATTCGGTGCTGTTCGCAGGGGCCGTCGCCGACTCCGCGCCTTGGTACCAGGCCGCCGATCTGGTCGTCCTGCCCTCGCGCTGGGAGGGCATGGCGCTCGCCCCGCTGGAGGCGATGGCCTGCGGGCGGCCGGTGGTGCTGACGGACGTGGACGGCGCCCGGGAGAGCCTGCCGCCGGGTCTCGTACCGCACTGTCTCGTTCCGCCGGAGCAGCCCGCGCCGCTCGCCGGGGCCGTCGCCGAGCTGCTGCTCGACCCGTTGCTGTGCGAGGCGCTCGGCCATCAGGGACGCCGGCACGTCCTGTCCACGCACGACGTGCGGCACACCACCGAGGCGGTGGCGGACCTGTACCGCGAGCTGCTCGGTACGACAGGTCGCGTCATGCCCTCCGAGTACAGGGAGTCGATCCACTCGTGA
- the murJ gene encoding murein biosynthesis integral membrane protein MurJ gives MRVTPSRPPRGDEDAEADAGAEAGPRTEADALGSAGSGGSAGSRGAAGSRGSAGSRTAAGSRTAAGSRTAAGSRTAAGSGGAARTDVDAPAGDAVALPAARTAVPPPPGATDVAPASRRFLAKATLVTAVLTAAGAVLGLARDQALARLFGAGSETDAFLVAWTIPEFASTLLIEDGLAFALVPAFSLALARRAQGAPGDPVRALVGSTLPRLCLAFVAVSALIAGTAPYLVEALAPGLPDPALAVDCTRLTAVCVLGFGLAGYFSAALRAHRRFLAPAAIYVAYNTGIITAMFVLGGQWGVRSAAVGVAVGGALMVVVQLPSFIRELRRKAPAVEEAAEDSERAVTGALVATVLLFALCRQSQTLIERFLASTLDAGAISHLNYAQKVAQIPMTLSMMLCTVTFPVVARALADGDVERARNRVERDLALATCVLLLGASVVIACAPQIVELLFQRGAFTPRDTAATADVMRVYALGLLGQTLTGVLVRSYFSAARPSWYPVAAMATGIVATSWIGAWTVGPWGVLGIAAANASGITVTAVVLLAGMGPRSVPIRVRRVLGELSKPVRAAVIATVAGTFVAEQVPAAVPGLAAAGTTAVAVFLLLAWALDAQGVVPALRSVRTLTRRLTHGRTR, from the coding sequence ATGAGGGTGACGCCTTCCCGGCCACCTCGGGGCGACGAGGACGCGGAGGCCGACGCCGGCGCCGAGGCCGGTCCCCGTACCGAGGCCGATGCCCTTGGCTCCGCCGGTTCCGGTGGCTCCGCCGGTTCCCGTGGCGCCGCCGGTTCCCGTGGCTCCGCCGGTTCCCGTACCGCCGCCGGTTCCCGTACCGCCGCCGGTTCCCGTACCGCCGCCGGTTCCCGTACCGCCGCCGGTTCCGGTGGCGCCGCCCGTACCGATGTCGACGCCCCCGCCGGCGACGCCGTGGCGCTCCCCGCCGCCCGCACCGCCGTACCGCCGCCCCCCGGCGCCACCGACGTAGCCCCCGCCTCCCGTCGCTTTCTCGCCAAGGCCACCCTCGTCACCGCCGTCCTCACCGCCGCCGGTGCCGTGCTCGGGCTTGCCCGGGATCAGGCGTTGGCGCGGCTGTTCGGGGCCGGGAGCGAGACGGACGCCTTCCTCGTCGCGTGGACCATCCCGGAGTTCGCGTCCACCCTGCTCATCGAGGACGGCCTGGCCTTCGCGCTGGTCCCGGCGTTCAGCCTGGCGCTGGCCCGGCGGGCCCAGGGCGCTCCCGGCGACCCCGTGCGGGCCCTGGTCGGCAGTACGCTGCCCCGGCTCTGTCTCGCCTTCGTCGCCGTGTCCGCGCTCATCGCCGGCACCGCCCCCTATCTCGTCGAGGCCCTCGCGCCCGGCCTGCCCGACCCGGCGCTCGCCGTCGACTGCACCCGCCTCACCGCGGTCTGCGTGCTCGGCTTCGGGCTCGCCGGGTACTTCAGCGCGGCCCTGCGCGCGCACCGCAGGTTCCTCGCGCCGGCTGCGATCTACGTGGCGTACAACACCGGCATCATCACGGCGATGTTCGTCCTGGGCGGGCAGTGGGGCGTGCGGTCCGCGGCGGTCGGGGTGGCCGTCGGCGGCGCGCTGATGGTCGTCGTACAACTGCCGTCGTTCATCCGGGAGTTGCGGCGCAAGGCGCCCGCCGTCGAGGAGGCGGCCGAGGACTCCGAGCGTGCCGTCACCGGCGCGCTCGTCGCCACCGTCCTGCTCTTCGCGCTGTGCCGGCAGTCGCAGACCCTCATCGAGCGGTTCCTCGCCTCCACGCTCGACGCCGGGGCCATCTCGCACCTGAACTACGCGCAGAAGGTCGCCCAGATCCCGATGACGCTGTCGATGATGCTGTGCACGGTCACCTTCCCGGTGGTCGCGCGGGCGCTCGCCGACGGTGATGTCGAGCGGGCCCGCAACCGGGTGGAGCGGGACCTGGCGCTGGCCACCTGCGTGCTGCTGCTCGGTGCGTCCGTGGTCATCGCCTGCGCCCCGCAGATCGTCGAACTCCTCTTCCAGCGGGGCGCGTTCACCCCCCGGGACACCGCCGCGACCGCGGACGTCATGCGGGTGTACGCCCTGGGGCTGCTCGGTCAGACCCTGACCGGCGTGCTCGTACGGTCGTACTTCTCCGCCGCCCGCCCCAGCTGGTACCCGGTCGCCGCGATGGCCACCGGCATCGTCGCCACGTCCTGGATCGGCGCCTGGACGGTGGGCCCGTGGGGGGTGCTGGGCATCGCCGCCGCCAACGCCTCCGGCATCACCGTGACGGCCGTGGTGCTGCTCGCCGGGATGGGGCCGCGCAGTGTGCCGATCCGGGTCCGGCGCGTGCTGGGCGAGCTGAGCAAGCCGGTGCGGGCGGCGGTGATCGCGACCGTGGCCGGGACGTTCGTCGCCGAGCAGGTGCCGGCGGCCGTGCCCGGGCTCGCCGCAGCCGGCACGACCGCGGTCGCCGTGTTCCTCCTGCTCGCCTGGGCGCTGGACGCCCAGGGCGTCGTACCCGCACTCCGATCCGTACGCACCCTCACGCGGAGGCTCACACATGGCCGCACCCGTTGA
- the chpG gene encoding chaplin ChpG, translated as MSRIAKGLVLTSAAVAAVAGGAGIAAADAGAQGAAAHSPGVLSGNVVQVPVHVPVNVCGNTVNVIGLLNPAFGNECVND; from the coding sequence ATGTCGCGTATCGCGAAGGGCCTGGTCCTTACCTCCGCTGCTGTCGCGGCCGTCGCCGGCGGCGCCGGCATCGCCGCCGCCGACGCCGGCGCGCAGGGCGCGGCCGCCCACTCCCCGGGCGTCCTGTCGGGCAACGTCGTCCAGGTTCCGGTCCACGTTCCGGTCAACGTCTGCGGTAACACCGTGAACGTGATCGGCCTGCTGAACCCCGCCTTCGGCAACGAGTGCGTCAACGACTGA
- a CDS encoding glycosyltransferase yields MKALHVITGLGIGGAEQQLRLLLRHLPVDCDVVTLTNPGAVADGLVADGVRVTHLGMAGNRDLAALPRLVRLIRSGGYDLVHTHLYRACVYGRLAARLAGVRAVVATEHSLGDSQMEGRRLTAGVRGLYLASERLGRATVAVSPTVARRLRNWGVPAPRIEVVPNGIDLTRFRFDPLQRLHTRRRLGLPEEAYVIGGIGRLTAGKRFGTLIHALARLPENCWLLLVGGGPDESVLRRTAHEAGVADRVLFTGERPYVPDGSPGPDLPSLTWAMDVLASPSPEEAFGLAVVEALASGLPVLYSSCPAIEDLPAEAAALARQVHGGTDEFARALAAARAEGPRPRTAPEAAHHYCITRSAAQLMDVYAAASSSSPSPQGVSSS; encoded by the coding sequence GTGAAGGCACTGCACGTCATCACCGGCCTCGGCATCGGCGGTGCCGAGCAGCAACTGCGGCTGCTGCTGCGGCACTTGCCGGTCGACTGCGACGTCGTGACGCTCACCAACCCGGGCGCGGTCGCCGACGGCCTGGTCGCCGACGGGGTGCGGGTGACGCACCTCGGCATGGCCGGCAACCGTGACCTGGCCGCGCTGCCCCGGCTGGTGCGGCTGATCCGCTCCGGCGGCTACGACCTCGTCCACACGCACCTGTACCGGGCCTGTGTCTACGGCCGGCTCGCCGCCCGGCTCGCCGGGGTCCGCGCGGTCGTCGCCACCGAACACTCCCTGGGCGACTCCCAGATGGAGGGCCGCCGCCTCACCGCCGGCGTCCGCGGCCTCTACCTGGCCAGCGAGCGCCTCGGCCGCGCCACGGTCGCCGTCTCCCCCACGGTCGCCCGGCGGCTGCGGAACTGGGGCGTGCCCGCCCCCCGCATCGAGGTCGTCCCCAACGGCATCGACCTGACCCGGTTCCGCTTCGACCCCCTCCAGCGCCTCCACACCCGGCGCCGCCTCGGCCTGCCCGAGGAGGCGTACGTCATCGGCGGCATCGGACGCCTCACCGCGGGCAAGCGGTTCGGCACCCTCATCCACGCCCTCGCCCGACTCCCGGAGAACTGCTGGCTGTTGCTGGTCGGCGGCGGCCCGGACGAGAGCGTCCTGCGGCGCACCGCCCACGAGGCCGGCGTCGCCGACCGGGTCCTGTTCACCGGCGAACGGCCCTACGTCCCCGACGGCTCCCCCGGCCCCGACCTGCCGTCCCTCACCTGGGCGATGGACGTCCTCGCCTCGCCCTCGCCGGAGGAGGCGTTCGGCCTCGCGGTCGTCGAGGCGCTCGCGTCCGGGCTGCCGGTGCTCTACAGCTCCTGCCCGGCGATCGAGGACCTGCCCGCCGAGGCGGCCGCCCTCGCCCGCCAAGTCCACGGCGGCACCGACGAGTTCGCCCGCGCGCTCGCCGCGGCCCGCGCCGAGGGGCCGCGTCCGCGCACCGCCCCCGAAGCCGCCCACCACTACTGCATCACCCGCAGCGCCGCCCAGCTGATGGACGTCTACGCGGCCGCATCCTCGTCGTCCCCGTCACCCCAGGGAGTCAGTTCCTCATGA
- a CDS encoding DUF5949 family protein yields the protein MTSTSSETRPFNAADLGTLVVMAWSGEAPDGDMPYLLAYTLGDAAAGPEAATAAVEALLENNGLPVGGDLVDGNARPTLPVSLLVESGTAVVNMPGFNAQCTPPPEWLEAVAERGFAYFVFTTRPWPEAEPGKPVEPEALAAFAGADETLNAAAHIVLPARSLRG from the coding sequence GTGACCTCAACCTCAAGCGAAACCCGCCCCTTCAACGCCGCCGACCTCGGCACGCTCGTCGTCATGGCCTGGAGCGGCGAGGCCCCCGACGGCGACATGCCCTACCTCCTCGCCTACACCCTCGGGGACGCCGCGGCCGGACCGGAGGCCGCCACGGCCGCCGTCGAAGCGCTGCTGGAGAACAACGGCCTGCCCGTCGGCGGCGACCTCGTCGACGGCAACGCCCGGCCGACCCTGCCGGTCAGCCTGCTCGTCGAGTCCGGCACGGCGGTCGTCAACATGCCCGGCTTCAACGCGCAGTGCACCCCGCCGCCGGAGTGGCTGGAGGCCGTCGCCGAACGCGGCTTCGCCTACTTCGTGTTCACCACCCGCCCCTGGCCCGAGGCGGAGCCGGGCAAGCCCGTCGAGCCGGAGGCGCTGGCCGCGTTCGCCGGCGCGGACGAGACGCTGAACGCCGCGGCGCACATCGTGCTGCCGGCGCGGAGCCTGCGGGGCTGA
- a CDS encoding sugar transferase — translation MTAESTLPSPGGQPHDPGFSPVAVLASRGVTGGFRFPHRRPQPRPASPVPLLAADLAAALFGALALTGTAHQPLLAALLVAASMLLRPQLPRTMPGVLDELPAVCGRIAVGWLAVGALVAAHTPRYALSFTTLAAGFLLQSAAACAARGIVHWRRRTALRDRPRAALVIGPAATAQRVAGGLLRHPRCGVRPVGVVAEQPDGSDGLPVLTTGEEVERALIQNGVRDVLVVHPSVRTQQGPLLRALAESGCAVWEVDADSPSYASRDQLAGYACRRLDMGGRRPGSVGKRLLDVVVSGTLLLLVSPLLLVCAVVLRLTDGPGVVFRQERIGKDGRPFTLLKFRTHRPVDEHESATRWSVADERQMSWFCRFLRRTSLDELLQLWNVFWGDMSLVGPRPERPYFVGKFSQMYPGYAARHRMRTGITGLAQIHGLRGDTSIEDRARFDNAYIDNWSLWQDICILARTAAALVRPTGS, via the coding sequence GTGACCGCGGAAAGCACGCTCCCCTCGCCCGGCGGGCAACCGCACGACCCCGGCTTCTCGCCCGTCGCGGTCCTCGCGTCGCGCGGCGTCACCGGCGGGTTCCGGTTCCCGCACCGCCGCCCGCAGCCCCGGCCCGCCTCGCCCGTGCCGCTGCTCGCCGCGGACCTGGCCGCCGCCCTGTTCGGCGCCCTCGCCCTCACCGGCACCGCGCACCAGCCGCTGCTCGCGGCCCTGCTGGTCGCCGCGTCGATGCTGCTGCGCCCGCAGCTGCCGCGCACGATGCCGGGCGTCCTCGACGAACTGCCCGCCGTGTGCGGCCGGATCGCGGTCGGCTGGCTGGCGGTCGGCGCGCTGGTCGCCGCCCACACCCCGCGGTACGCCCTGTCCTTCACCACCCTCGCCGCCGGTTTCCTGCTCCAGTCGGCGGCGGCCTGCGCGGCCCGCGGCATCGTGCACTGGCGGCGCCGCACGGCCCTGCGCGACCGGCCGCGCGCGGCCCTCGTCATCGGCCCCGCCGCGACCGCGCAGCGCGTGGCCGGCGGGCTGCTGCGCCACCCGCGCTGCGGGGTGCGGCCGGTGGGCGTGGTCGCCGAGCAGCCCGACGGCAGCGACGGCCTGCCCGTGCTGACCACCGGCGAGGAGGTCGAGCGGGCGCTCATCCAGAACGGCGTCCGGGACGTCCTGGTCGTGCACCCCTCGGTACGGACCCAGCAGGGGCCGCTGCTGCGGGCGCTCGCCGAGTCGGGCTGCGCGGTGTGGGAGGTCGACGCGGACTCCCCCTCGTACGCCTCCCGCGACCAGCTCGCCGGATACGCCTGCCGGCGTCTCGACATGGGCGGACGGCGACCCGGCAGCGTCGGCAAGCGACTCCTCGACGTGGTGGTCTCCGGGACGCTGTTGCTGCTGGTCAGCCCGTTGCTGCTGGTGTGCGCGGTGGTGCTGCGGCTCACCGACGGCCCCGGTGTGGTCTTCCGGCAGGAGCGCATCGGCAAGGACGGGCGCCCCTTCACGCTGCTGAAGTTCCGCACCCACCGCCCGGTCGACGAGCACGAGTCGGCGACCCGCTGGAGCGTGGCCGACGAACGCCAGATGTCGTGGTTCTGCCGCTTCCTCAGACGCACCTCCCTCGACGAGCTGCTCCAGCTGTGGAACGTCTTCTGGGGCGACATGAGCCTGGTCGGGCCGCGCCCCGAACGCCCGTACTTCGTCGGCAAGTTCAGCCAGATGTACCCCGGCTACGCGGCCCGCCACCGGATGCGCACCGGCATCACCGGGCTCGCCCAGATCCACGGGCTGCGCGGCGACACCTCCATCGAGGACCGGGCCCGCTTCGACAACGCGTACATCGACAACTGGTCGCTGTGGCAGGACATCTGCATCCTCGCCCGCACCGCCGCCGCGCTCGTCCGCCCGACGGGGAGCTGA